In the Silurus meridionalis isolate SWU-2019-XX chromosome 6, ASM1480568v1, whole genome shotgun sequence genome, one interval contains:
- the LOC124387399 gene encoding E3 ubiquitin/ISG15 ligase TRIM25-like: MAEANISVAQDQFSCPICLDLLKDPVTILCGHSFCMRCINGCWDQENQKRVYSCPQCRQTFTPRPAVCKNTVLAEVVKTLKKKRPQDKNPAQCPAGPEDVECDFCSGRKDKAVKSCLVCLASFCETHLQPHYESPAFKKHKLVEASRRLQEQICSQHNKLLEVYCRTDQQCICMLCTMDEHKRHDTVSAAAGRAQKQKQLLDVQTKCQQKITEREKELHELTKAVESHKRSAQSAVQESKKRFTALIKSIEKKRTEVTALIKAQEKAAVNQAEAVIQQLEQEIVELKRRNAEIEELSLTEDSIHFLQNFQSLINLPEAADLPTITVNSFLSFEDVVDSVSQLQDKLQISFKEQFEKISSEVKKVLILPPQSKKEFLQHTCQLTLDPNTAHQRLTLSDSNRKVTDRDVPQTQSYSYTYSQQTRYEHPESFNHYSQLLCRESVCEPSYWEVELTGSNGVSIAVSYKDISRKGSGYECAFGRNAKSWSLMCSSSGYTFLHNNEEIKIPMNHSSDRIGVFLDYKSGSLSFYSVSDTMKLLHRVRTTFTQPLYPGFGLNNYSTVKLCHQT, encoded by the exons ATGGCAGAAGCGAATATTTCTGTGGCTCAGGACCAGTTCAGTTGTCCAATCTGTCTGGATCTCCTCAAGGATCCAGTGACTATTCTGTGTGGACACAGTTTCTGTATGCGGTGCATTAATGGCTGCTGGGATCAGGAGAATCAGAAAAGAGTCTATAGCTGTCCTCAGTGCAGACAAACCTTCACTCCAAGACCTGCTGTGTGTAAAAACACTGTTCTGGCTGAAGTCGTGAAGACACTGAAGAAGAAAAGACCCCAAGATAAAAATCCTGCTCAGTGTCCAGCTGGACCTGAGGATGTGGAGTGTGACTTCTGCTCTGGGAGAAAAGACAAAGCAGTGAAGTCGTGTCTGGTGTGTCTGGCGTCTTTCTGTGAAACTCACCTCCAGCCTCATTATGAATCTCCTGCCTTTAAGAAGCACAAGCTGGTGGAGGCTTCTAGAAGACTCCAGGAGCAGATCTGCTCTCAGCACAACAAACTGCTGGAGGTTTACTGTCGCACTGATCAGCAGTGTATCTGCATGCTGTGTACTATGGATGAACATAAACGACATGATACAGTATCAGCTGCAGCAGGAAGAGCCCAGAAACAG AAACAATTGTTGGATGTGCAGACAAAATGTCAGCAGAAAATCACCGAGCGAGAAAAGGAGCTTCATGAGCTGACAAAGGCTGTGGAGTCTCACAAG CGCTCTGCACAATCCGCAGTGCAGGAAAGTAAGAAGCGCTTTACTGCTCTGATTAAATCCATTGAGAAAAAACGCACTGAGGTGACAGCACTGATTAAAGCTCAGGAAAAAGCTGCAGTGAATCAAGCAGAAGCAGTCATTCAACAACTGGAGCAGGAGATTGTAGAGTTGAAGAGAAGGAATGCTGAAATTGAGGAGCTTTCACTCACAGAGGATTCCATCCATTTCCTCCAG AATTTTCAGTCCCTTATAAACCTTCCTGAAGCTGCAGATTTACCCACCATTACAGTCAATTCATTCCTCTCTTTTGAAGACGTAGTAGATTCTGTGTCTCAGTTGCAAGACAAGCTGCAAATAAGCTTTAAAGAACAGTTTGAGAAGATATCAAGTGAAG TGAAGAAAGTCCTGATCTTACCACCCCAAAGCAAAAAGGAGTTTCTACAAC ATACCTGCCAGCTGACACTTGATCCGAACACGGCACATCAACGCCTCACACTGTCTGATTCGAATAGAAAAGTGACTGATAGAGACGTCCCACAGACACAGTCATATAGCTATACATACTCTCAGCAGACGAGATATGAACATCCAGAGAGCTTTAACCATTACTCCCAGTTGTTATGTagagagagcgtgtgtgagCCATCTTACTGGGAAGTGGAGTTGACTGGGAGTAATGGGGTTTCTATAGCAGTCTCATATAAAGACATCAGCAGGAAGGGGAGTGGTTATGAGTGTGCATTTGGACGCAATGCAAAGTCCTGGAGTTTAATGTGCTCCTCCTCCggttacacatttttacacaacaaTGAAGAAATTAAAATCCCCATGAACCACAGCTCAGATAGAATTGGAGTGTTTCTAGATTATAAATCAGGATCTCTGTCTTTCTACAGTGTTTCTGACACGATGAAGCTCCTCCACCGAGTTCGTACCACATTCACTCAACCTCTCTACCCTGGGTTTGGGCTAAATAACTATTCAACAGTAAAACTGTGCCATCAAACATAG
- the LOC124386771 gene encoding tripartite motif-containing protein 16-like: MAERFGFQDQFICPICLDLLKDPVTIQCGHSFCMRCINGCWDQEDQKGVYSCPQCRQTFTPRPAVSKNTVLAEVMETLRRAGHQGTRSTQCPAGPEDVECDSCSGRKDKAVKSCLVCLASFCETHLQPHYESPAFKKHKLVEAFRHLHEQICSQHDKLLEVYCRTDQRCICMLCMLEEHKGHDTVSAAAERPQKQKQFLEMQGQNKQKIQEKEEKLQKLMNAMDNHERSAQTAVQECERIFTELTKSIERRCDEVTALIRAQEKSESIRADDSVKTLEYEIAALKRIDTEMEELSHTQDPVHFLQSFQSFYDVPKSVFIPTINSHVSFDEIIKSVSDLREKVEEYSKEEFGKIKDGVSNICIFPHPQPESREDFLQYSRRLTLDPNTANIHLSLSEGNTSVTCSTAAQSYPDHEDRFDSHLQVLCSERVSGRCYWEVECSGHCEVSIAVSYKTILRKGNSNNCVFGCNNKSWRLFRSPSELLFWHNNKKTEISVIPSSFRIGVYVDHKAGVLSFYSVSDTMKLLHRVNTTFTQPLYPGFMVWVGSSLKLYHLK; encoded by the exons ATGGCAGAAAGATTCGGATTTCAGGACCAGTTCATTTGTCCAATCTGTCTGGATCTCCTCAAGGATCCAGTGACTATTCAGTGTGGCCACAGTTTCTGTATGCGGTGCATTAATGGCTGCTGGGATCAGGAGGATCAGAAGGGAGTCTATAGCTGTCCTCAGTGCAGACAAACCTTCACTCCAAGACCTGCTGTGAGTAAAAACACTGTTTTGGCTGAAGTTATGGAGACACTGAGGAGGGCAGGACACCAAGGTACACGTTCCACTCAATGTCCAGCTGGACCTGAGGATGTGGAGTGCGATTCCTGCTCTGGGAGAAAAGACAAAGCAGTGAAGTCGTGTCTGGTGTGTCTGGCGTCTTTCTGTGAAACTCACCTCCAGCCTCACTATGAATCTCCTGCCTTTAAGAAGCACAAGCTGGTGGAAGCCTTCAGACATCTTCATGAGCAGATCTGCTCTCAGCACGACAAACTGCTGGAGGTTTACTGTCGGACTGACCAGAGGTGTATCTGCATGCTGTGTATGTTAGAGGAACATAAAGGACATGATACAGtatcagctgcagcagaaagACCTCAGAAACAG AAGCAGTTTTTGGAGATGCAGGGACAAAATAAGCAGAAAATccaggagaaagaggagaagctTCAGAAGCTGATGAATGCTATGGACAATCACGAG CGCTCTGCACAAACAGCAGTGCAGGAGTGTGAGAGGATTTTTACAGAGCTGACCAAATCCATTGAGAGAAGATGCGACGAGGTGACAGCGCTGATCAGAGCTCAGGAGAAATCCGAGTCGATTCGAGCAGACGATTCCGTGAAGACACTGGAGTATGAGATTGCAGCGCTGAAGAGGATAGACACTGAGATGGAAGAGCTTTCTCACACACAAGATCCTGTCCATTTCCTCCAG AGTTTTCAGTCTTTCTACGATGTTCCTAAGAGTGTATTCATACCCACCATCAATTCCCATGTCTCTTTTGATGAAATCATAAAATCAGTGTCTGATTTGAGGGAGAAAGTAGAAGAATACTCTAAAGAGGAGTTTGGAAAAATTAAAGACGGAG TGAGCAACATCTGTATATTTCCTCACCCACAACCCGAAAGCAGAGAAGATTTTCTACaat ACTCGCGTCGACTGACACTGGATCCAAACACAGCTAATATACACCTCAGTCTGTCTGAAGGGAACACATCGGTGACCTGCAGCACAGCAGCTCAGTCGTATCCTGATCATGAAGACAGATTTGATTCTCATCTCCAGGTGTTGTGTAGCGAGCGTGTGAGTGGACGTTGTTACTGGGAAGTTGAATGCAGTGGACATTGCGAGGTTTCTATAGCAGTGTCGTATAAAACCATCCTCAGGAAAGGAAACAgtaataattgtgtgtttggTTGCAATAATAAGTCCTGGAGACTCTTCCGATCTCCGTCCGAATTGCTATTCTggcacaataacaaaaaaactgaaatatcagtCATACCCAGTTCCTTCAGAATAGGTGTGTATGTGGATCACAAGGCAGGAGTTCTATCCTTCTACAGCGTCTCTGACACCATGAAGCTCCTCCACAGAGTTAACACCACATTCACGCAGCCTCTTTACCCCGGATTTATGGTTTGGGTTGGATCATCACTCaaattatatcatttaaaataa